From a single Lactococcus allomyrinae genomic region:
- a CDS encoding sensor histidine kinase yields the protein MNRKKIVNNKSKTSASLITKVSTRIFLIFTLLNVLVISAVVAFSSLQIRESEGASILSSVHEAAQNGNINWKEFELGEEDGERSDFIRVTRPSGAVDESHGTTQFLKSRSLRWGYFSLSDDDVFWYSSVTSHGIKTELWLDITIVLNMVLRTIVAIVITMLVVYVGAMIALKRSAKRISQPIEALAKATNMEKSELIVPDFPVEVERLAKSFNQLLGRLNQKIEQEQQFVSDASHELRTPVAAIRGHVTLLKRRWREHPEIVEDSLNYIDEESLRMKRMIEELLTISRGNHFSMENERFDLSEFTDRTVKEIQPALTQKVIFENDLSFSVNADRAAIQKILVAFLENAGKYSPADSKIIVRLREQGDSIDLSVADEGIGIADEEKEKIFERFYRVDKSRSSEIPGTGLGLAIAKQYAEACGAWIFVSDNLPQGSVFHLVFGPK from the coding sequence ATGAACAGAAAAAAAATAGTTAATAATAAATCAAAAACAAGTGCTAGTTTAATCACTAAAGTGTCCACTCGGATTTTCTTGATATTTACTCTCCTAAATGTACTAGTTATTTCTGCTGTTGTTGCTTTCAGCAGTTTACAAATTCGTGAGTCGGAGGGAGCTTCTATATTGAGCTCTGTTCATGAAGCGGCTCAAAACGGAAATATTAACTGGAAAGAATTTGAGCTTGGTGAAGAAGATGGAGAGCGTTCTGATTTTATTCGAGTGACTCGTCCATCAGGAGCCGTTGATGAAAGTCATGGTACAACTCAATTTTTAAAGAGCAGAAGTTTGCGCTGGGGCTATTTTAGTTTGTCGGACGACGATGTTTTTTGGTATAGTTCGGTCACTTCTCATGGGATAAAAACGGAGTTATGGCTTGATATTACTATTGTTTTGAATATGGTTTTGCGGACAATTGTGGCGATTGTTATCACGATGCTTGTAGTCTATGTTGGTGCAATGATTGCTTTGAAGCGTTCTGCAAAACGAATTAGTCAACCTATTGAAGCGCTTGCTAAGGCGACAAATATGGAAAAAAGTGAACTTATAGTTCCTGATTTTCCAGTGGAAGTAGAGCGATTAGCAAAGAGTTTTAATCAACTTTTAGGAAGACTTAATCAAAAGATTGAGCAAGAGCAGCAATTTGTATCAGATGCTTCACATGAGTTGAGGACACCGGTTGCAGCGATTCGTGGTCATGTCACGCTTTTAAAACGGCGTTGGCGTGAACATCCAGAAATTGTTGAGGATTCATTGAATTATATTGATGAAGAATCTTTACGGATGAAGCGAATGATTGAAGAATTATTGACAATATCACGAGGGAATCACTTTAGTATGGAAAATGAAAGATTTGATTTAAGCGAATTTACTGACAGAACTGTGAAAGAAATTCAACCTGCGCTGACACAGAAAGTTATTTTTGAAAATGATTTATCATTTTCTGTCAATGCTGACAGAGCAGCCATTCAAAAAATTCTCGTTGCATTTTTGGAAAATGCGGGAAAATATTCACCTGCTGACAGTAAAATTATTGTTCGGTTGAGAGAACAAGGCGATAGTATTGATTTGTCAGTAGCTGATGAAGGGATAGGAATTGCTGATGAAGAAAAAGAAAAGATATTTGAGCGTTTTTATCGCGTTGATAAGTCAAGGTCAAGTGAAATTCCTGGAACTGGTCTAGGGCTTGCGATTGCTAAACAATATGCTGAGGCTTGTGGTGCGTGGATTTTCGTGTCTGATAATTTACCACAGGGTTCTGTTTTCCACCTTGTTTTTGGTCCAAAATAG
- a CDS encoding DUF2127 domain-containing protein: protein MRKLNMRAGWLDASFDIVVLFKSLFALLEVIGGVALFLVPMTVLRTLLNQLAKEAPLPVLVQLFNHTAQNLTSDMTLFAVIYLLAHGLLKLVSLALLWKRVLWAYPLSLVLLSGFIGYQMAEFSKTGAWSMIALTVIDLLMMVLTLLEYRKLSRNFQNLKKSYERISQMKKTIENYNLVIVVFNIIVLVAVFVSVRFVV from the coding sequence ATGAGAAAATTAAATATGAGAGCTGGATGGCTTGATGCAAGTTTTGATATTGTAGTTTTGTTCAAAAGCCTGTTTGCTTTATTGGAGGTAATTGGTGGAGTAGCTTTGTTTTTGGTTCCAATGACGGTTCTCAGAACTTTGCTTAATCAGTTGGCAAAAGAAGCACCTTTACCAGTTTTGGTTCAGTTATTTAATCATACGGCACAAAATTTGACAAGTGATATGACATTATTTGCAGTAATCTATTTACTTGCTCACGGTTTGCTTAAATTAGTTTCTCTGGCTTTGCTGTGGAAGAGAGTGCTTTGGGCATATCCTTTGTCACTGGTTTTACTTTCGGGGTTCATTGGGTATCAAATGGCTGAATTCTCTAAGACTGGGGCGTGGTCAATGATTGCATTAACTGTGATTGATTTACTTATGATGGTTTTGACCTTGCTCGAATATAGAAAGTTGAGCAGAAATTTTCAAAATTTGAAAAAGTCTTATGAAAGGATTTCACAAATGAAGAAAACTATTGAAAACTATAACCTTGTTATTGTAGTGTTTAATATTATTGTTCTTGTAGCAGTGTTTGTGAGTGTACGTTTTGTTGTTTAA
- a CDS encoding response regulator transcription factor, with protein sequence MKYHVLVVEDERSISDYVKKELTFEDYQVTAAFDGEEALELFEKAQPAIDVVLLDWMIPKLDGLTVLRRMKKIQPNTPIIFLTARDYIGDKVAGLDAGADDYITKPFEIEELLARLRLIFRKWSTVRTTVYAVEHLKVDTSAHTAWVSGESVNLTQREFALLTYFLEHQGVAISRADILDDVWGMDFDGQENTVDAYVRYLRSKIDLDDEPSLIETVRGVGYRLRSDTFGS encoded by the coding sequence ATGAAGTATCATGTATTAGTTGTTGAAGATGAGAGAAGTATTTCAGATTATGTAAAAAAAGAATTGACTTTTGAAGATTACCAAGTAACAGCAGCTTTTGATGGTGAAGAAGCGCTCGAACTTTTTGAGAAGGCTCAACCAGCGATAGATGTAGTGTTATTAGATTGGATGATTCCAAAATTAGATGGTCTAACCGTTCTAAGACGGATGAAAAAAATTCAGCCCAATACACCTATTATATTTCTTACTGCGCGTGATTATATCGGGGATAAAGTTGCTGGCTTGGATGCTGGTGCGGATGACTATATCACGAAACCTTTTGAGATTGAGGAGTTGTTGGCTCGGTTGAGGCTAATTTTTAGAAAATGGTCAACGGTACGAACGACAGTTTACGCAGTGGAACATTTAAAAGTAGATACTTCAGCTCACACTGCTTGGGTATCAGGAGAATCTGTTAATTTGACACAACGTGAATTTGCTTTACTGACGTATTTTTTAGAACATCAAGGTGTTGCGATAAGTCGGGCAGATATTTTAGATGATGTTTGGGGCATGGATTTTGATGGTCAGGAAAATACGGTAGATGCCTATGTTCGTTATTTAAGATCAAAAATTGATTTGGATGATGAGCCTTCGTTAATCGAAACGGTGCGTGGTGTGGGATATCGACTTCGGAGTGATACGTTTGGGAGTTGA
- a CDS encoding glycosyltransferase family 2 protein codes for MTTILYMVIPCYNEELVIDETSKRLKEKYSQLIENEKISPKSRIVYVNDGSKDKTWEKIQEKHHEDSVFSGINLSRNRGHQNALLAGLMTVKELCDCAISMDADLQDDIDTIDAMIEKFEDEACDIVYGVRDNRDTDTVFKRRTAGAFYKTMELLGSQSIPNHADFRLMSRRALEGLSQFPEENLFLRGLVPLVGYKSAVVYYKRGERFAGESKYPLKRMLSFAVDGITSTSATPMRFILWIGFFFFIFAIIGAIYIVGRHFIGAPDVSGWASTMIAIIGFGGLNLLAVGIIGEYIGKIFIEVKHRPRYIIEEFINQEENKG; via the coding sequence ATGACAACGATTTTATATATGGTCATTCCTTGTTACAACGAAGAATTAGTCATTGATGAAACATCAAAACGGTTGAAAGAAAAATATAGTCAACTGATAGAAAATGAAAAAATTAGCCCAAAAAGCCGTATCGTGTACGTTAACGATGGTTCAAAAGATAAGACTTGGGAAAAAATTCAAGAAAAACATCATGAAGATTCAGTATTTAGTGGAATCAATCTTTCAAGAAATCGAGGACATCAAAATGCTCTATTAGCGGGATTGATGACAGTTAAAGAACTCTGCGACTGTGCAATTTCAATGGATGCAGATCTTCAAGATGATATTGACACGATTGATGCGATGATTGAAAAGTTTGAAGATGAAGCTTGTGATATTGTTTATGGTGTGCGAGATAATCGAGATACTGATACTGTTTTTAAACGCAGAACGGCAGGGGCTTTTTATAAGACAATGGAGCTTTTGGGGAGTCAAAGCATTCCTAACCATGCCGACTTTAGATTGATGTCTAGGCGAGCCTTGGAAGGATTATCACAATTTCCAGAAGAAAATCTCTTTTTGAGAGGGTTAGTTCCACTAGTGGGTTATAAATCAGCTGTTGTTTATTACAAGCGTGGTGAGCGTTTTGCTGGTGAGAGCAAATATCCACTTAAAAGAATGCTTAGTTTTGCAGTGGATGGAATTACTTCGACATCAGCCACACCAATGCGATTTATTTTATGGATAGGTTTCTTTTTCTTTATTTTTGCTATCATTGGAGCAATCTACATTGTTGGTAGACATTTTATTGGAGCACCTGATGTATCAGGATGGGCCTCTACCATGATTGCTATTATTGGATTTGGTGGATTAAATCTCCTTGCAGTTGGGATTATCGGTGAATACATTGGAAAAATATTCATTGAAGTAAAACATCGTCCACGTTATATCATTGAAGAATTTATTAATCAAGAAGAAAATAAAGGCTAG
- a CDS encoding glycosyltransferase family 39 protein, which translates to MENKKMNIIKKKLWLIIFGVAFLVANGIAVALTTEWGANQWGGLLLGNIIFLITVFYLVGIFKLAKHLFSTDYSVSSKRPTQIGESTDKKTVHDVSVSILTENKVDKFYRISFWGMAVITFALPFLFMIHVPDSPHAWDYFVIFNSTTELQGHSFASLPNTASRLGYFLRYPNNQFLGILFNRVFAPFADNLQLKVWAVTAVSALFTSVGISSTSLLVKNLSGKRQALLYNFVAVGFIPFYFYGAQLYSDTLTLPLVALAALFFIYAVKSSRLSKQILWYFFASLIGVVGYEFKPTAVIVIIAGFIFLAVNKKWKQLLIVLPLFIVLFAGGHELVKTTIASEPAFSEQANERHNLPLMHWIAMSWSPTNKTGGFNKKIRLYSESFPTYEAKKEADTQLFLNNIKKMGPLGIIRQIGRKLGYTWTFSDLNSSYYTYYHENQMIHRYFDYLDIGANHEGNVTGWFMLKAAQTLYWIALVVLMWKEIWFLLAHKKNWKNPWFVPALSVVGLSIFLILWEANSRYLYHFAPLMIALATVNLVKIVSESKTHNNILTKN; encoded by the coding sequence ATGGAAAACAAAAAAATGAATATTATCAAGAAAAAACTTTGGTTGATTATTTTTGGAGTGGCTTTTTTAGTCGCAAATGGAATAGCAGTTGCTTTAACAACAGAATGGGGAGCCAATCAATGGGGAGGGTTATTACTCGGGAATATTATTTTTTTAATTACAGTTTTTTATTTAGTAGGTATTTTTAAACTGGCAAAACACCTGTTTTCCACTGATTATTCTGTCAGTTCAAAGCGTCCAACGCAAATCGGTGAATCGACAGATAAAAAAACCGTCCACGACGTTTCTGTCAGTATACTGACAGAAAATAAAGTAGATAAATTTTATCGTATCAGTTTTTGGGGGATGGCTGTCATTACTTTTGCTCTTCCATTTCTGTTTATGATTCATGTACCTGATAGTCCGCACGCTTGGGATTATTTTGTAATTTTTAATTCAACAACAGAATTACAAGGTCATTCTTTTGCTAGTCTGCCAAACACAGCTTCCAGATTAGGATATTTTTTACGATATCCAAATAATCAGTTTTTAGGAATTTTATTCAATCGTGTTTTTGCACCTTTTGCTGACAACCTCCAACTAAAAGTTTGGGCAGTGACAGCTGTATCAGCATTGTTTACATCAGTGGGAATAAGCAGTACTTCTCTGTTGGTCAAAAATTTGAGTGGCAAAAGACAAGCCCTTCTTTACAATTTTGTAGCTGTTGGTTTCATTCCTTTTTATTTTTATGGAGCTCAGCTTTATAGTGACACACTGACACTGCCTCTCGTTGCACTTGCAGCACTATTTTTCATCTATGCTGTAAAATCAAGTCGCTTATCCAAACAAATTTTATGGTATTTCTTTGCAAGTTTAATCGGAGTAGTCGGATATGAGTTTAAACCAACCGCAGTAATTGTTATTATTGCCGGATTTATCTTTCTTGCAGTTAATAAAAAATGGAAGCAGCTTCTCATTGTTTTACCCCTATTTATTGTTTTGTTTGCAGGAGGACATGAGTTAGTAAAAACAACAATTGCAAGCGAGCCTGCATTTTCTGAACAAGCCAATGAGCGACATAATTTGCCATTAATGCATTGGATTGCGATGTCATGGTCACCCACCAATAAAACAGGAGGATTTAATAAAAAAATCCGTCTTTACTCAGAATCTTTCCCTACCTATGAAGCGAAAAAAGAAGCGGATACTCAGCTTTTTCTAAACAATATTAAAAAAATGGGACCACTAGGAATTATTAGACAGATTGGTAGAAAACTCGGCTACACTTGGACTTTCAGTGACTTGAATAGTTCTTACTATACTTATTATCATGAAAATCAGATGATTCATCGTTACTTCGATTATCTTGACATAGGAGCGAATCATGAAGGAAATGTCACAGGTTGGTTCATGTTAAAAGCTGCTCAAACCTTATATTGGATTGCACTAGTCGTTCTAATGTGGAAAGAAATCTGGTTCCTACTTGCACATAAGAAAAATTGGAAAAACCCGTGGTTTGTACCAGCTTTATCTGTTGTAGGATTAAGTATCTTCCTTATTCTTTGGGAAGCAAATTCACGCTATCTCTACCATTTTGCTCCACTCATGATTGCTTTAGCCACAGTAAATCTAGTAAAAATAGTTTCTGAGTCCAAAACTCATAATAATATTCTAACGAAAAATTGA
- a CDS encoding RluA family pseudouridine synthase encodes MTKVIIKEENNLLRLDKALANQTELSRTLVTELIRSEKMTVNGITTKAKYKVKTGDVVEFELPPVQELDIVAEDIPLEIIYEDGDVAVVNKPQGMVVHPAAGHSSGTLVNAIMYGIRDLSSINGVIRPGIVHRIDKDTSGLLMIAKNDKAHESLAKQLKDKSSKRRYLAIVHGEFDNNRGTIEAPIGRHPKDRKKQAVVAGGKPAVTHFEVLERFHGYTLVALRLETGRTHQIRVHMNYIGHPVAGDPLYGPKQTLTPNHGQFLHAETLGFVHPITGESLEFQVAVPEIFEKQLKKLREQG; translated from the coding sequence TTGACAAAAGTAATTATCAAAGAAGAAAATAATCTGCTTCGTCTTGACAAAGCGCTTGCGAATCAAACAGAGCTTTCAAGAACGCTTGTCACTGAGTTGATTCGTAGTGAAAAAATGACAGTCAATGGCATCACGACAAAGGCAAAATATAAAGTAAAAACAGGAGATGTTGTTGAGTTTGAACTTCCTCCTGTGCAAGAGTTGGATATCGTTGCTGAGGATATTCCACTTGAAATTATTTATGAAGACGGCGATGTCGCAGTGGTAAATAAACCTCAAGGAATGGTAGTTCATCCAGCGGCTGGACATAGTAGCGGAACGCTTGTCAATGCAATTATGTACGGGATTCGTGATCTTTCAAGTATTAATGGAGTCATTCGTCCAGGAATTGTGCATCGCATTGATAAAGACACAAGTGGTCTTCTGATGATTGCTAAAAATGACAAGGCTCATGAATCATTAGCCAAACAATTGAAAGATAAATCAAGTAAACGGCGTTATCTCGCAATTGTTCATGGCGAGTTTGATAATAATCGTGGAACAATTGAAGCACCAATTGGACGTCATCCAAAAGACAGGAAAAAACAAGCGGTAGTTGCTGGTGGTAAACCAGCTGTGACCCATTTTGAAGTTTTGGAACGTTTTCATGGATATACACTTGTCGCATTGCGCTTGGAAACAGGGCGGACACATCAGATTCGTGTACATATGAATTATATCGGCCATCCTGTTGCTGGAGACCCCTTATATGGTCCAAAACAAACACTTACACCTAATCACGGTCAATTTCTCCATGCTGAAACATTGGGATTTGTGCATCCGATAACAGGTGAAAGTTTAGAATTTCAAGTTGCGGTACCAGAGATATTTGAAAAACAACTTAAAAAATTAAGAGAGCAAGGTTGA
- the lspA gene encoding signal peptidase II, with protein MKKILSLVIIAVGILLDQLFKHWVVTNIPLGHVKNFLPGIMSLTYLQNNGAAWSSFEGQQWFFLILTPIVLIVAAYFLWKKMEQNWYFFGLTLIISGALGNFIDRVRQGFVVDMFQTDFMNFPIFNIADSLLSVGFVVLFVAILLDKDEKTNRTN; from the coding sequence ATGAAAAAAATACTTTCACTTGTCATTATTGCAGTTGGCATTTTGTTGGACCAACTTTTTAAACATTGGGTTGTCACAAATATTCCTTTGGGACATGTTAAAAATTTTTTACCTGGGATTATGAGTTTGACTTATCTGCAAAATAATGGAGCAGCTTGGTCTTCGTTTGAGGGGCAGCAATGGTTTTTTCTGATTTTGACACCAATTGTATTGATTGTAGCTGCTTATTTTTTGTGGAAAAAAATGGAGCAAAATTGGTATTTTTTTGGTCTGACTCTGATTATTTCAGGTGCTTTAGGAAATTTCATTGACCGTGTTCGACAAGGATTTGTCGTAGATATGTTTCAAACAGATTTTATGAATTTTCCAATTTTTAATATTGCTGACAGTCTTTTGTCAGTAGGTTTTGTTGTCTTGTTTGTCGCTATTTTGCTTGATAAAGATGAGAAAACAAATAGGACGAACTGA
- a CDS encoding methylated-DNA--[protein]-cysteine S-methyltransferase, translated as MKEKFKLSVERDVGGKIIEVFFDDEHEVVSYEQLSALTEKLKDSVSTDETDDADFRLTFGTEFQQKVWLELPKIPAGTTITYQEMAERVGSKGAQQAVGQALARNPLPVILPCHRVTRKDGTLGGFMGKNNRQDIKASILEYEKSLIKSY; from the coding sequence ATGAAAGAAAAGTTTAAATTATCGGTAGAACGAGATGTTGGTGGAAAAATTATTGAAGTATTTTTTGATGATGAACATGAAGTCGTCTCTTACGAACAGTTATCAGCACTGACAGAAAAGTTAAAGGATTCTGTCAGCACTGACGAAACAGATGATGCTGATTTTCGGTTGACTTTTGGAACAGAATTTCAACAAAAAGTGTGGTTAGAACTTCCCAAAATTCCAGCTGGAACAACAATTACTTATCAGGAAATGGCTGAACGTGTAGGATCAAAAGGCGCTCAACAAGCTGTTGGACAGGCATTAGCGCGGAATCCGCTACCTGTGATTTTACCTTGTCATCGAGTGACAAGAAAAGACGGGACACTCGGTGGATTTATGGGAAAAAATAATCGCCAAGATATTAAAGCTTCTATTTTGGAATATGAGAAATCACTGATAAAATCATACTGA
- a CDS encoding methylated-DNA--[protein]-cysteine S-methyltransferase produces MDKILLEFWYDTPLGRMLSLSDDEALYLLEFEHRKFLDREIERLKKRLSAKIEYGETIISKQLARELDGYFQGKLQVFTVPFELVGTEFQKLVWQAVLQIPSGERWTYKAIAEKINKPQASFAVGAANGANQLALIVPCHRLVRTDGELAGYAGGLDKKRWLLNHESEFKNERKV; encoded by the coding sequence ATGGATAAAATTTTGCTTGAGTTCTGGTATGATACCCCTCTGGGACGGATGTTGTCTTTGTCGGATGATGAAGCTTTGTATTTGTTAGAATTTGAACATCGCAAGTTTTTGGATAGAGAGATTGAACGATTAAAAAAGCGACTTTCTGCCAAAATTGAATATGGAGAGACAATTATTTCTAAACAACTTGCAAGGGAATTGGATGGATACTTTCAGGGAAAGCTGCAAGTTTTTACGGTTCCTTTTGAGTTGGTTGGAACAGAGTTTCAAAAGCTAGTGTGGCAGGCGGTTTTACAGATTCCTAGTGGTGAGCGCTGGACTTACAAAGCGATTGCAGAGAAAATCAATAAACCACAGGCGAGCTTTGCTGTGGGTGCGGCAAATGGTGCGAATCAACTGGCACTTATTGTACCTTGCCATCGGTTGGTCAGAACAGATGGTGAGTTAGCAGGATATGCTGGAGGTCTTGATAAAAAAAGATGGTTATTAAATCATGAAAGTGAGTTCAAAAATGAAAGAAAAGTTTAA
- a CDS encoding NlpC/P60 family protein, with the protein MERTKRARRKKLKKYQLGLFIIGLVVLGMILCFLIIPRVTEMLKRADGKFVQENGATYYISGKEKLKGLQTISGEKYDFDLETGAMKTGFQTVNGKTVYFDLSTGKMETGLHEINGYYYYFESDGTDNVLKAYEAVAKTLDSGNSSIEGAISKGLKLVGKSPYVYGGGRTDASVAKNEFDCSSFVAYMYRKAGLPLVYQYAASTTLLAETGTAVNWSNKSRGDLLVTASNASEDEQHVAIYLGNGFILHDSTSTNGVAVSRLNEIINEKVLGDMTWAELFESGTVRREI; encoded by the coding sequence ATGGAGAGAACAAAACGTGCTAGACGTAAAAAATTAAAAAAATATCAATTGGGTTTGTTCATTATTGGCTTGGTTGTTTTAGGAATGATTCTTTGTTTTTTGATTATTCCACGGGTCACAGAGATGTTAAAAAGAGCAGATGGGAAATTTGTTCAGGAGAATGGAGCAACTTATTATATTTCTGGTAAGGAAAAATTGAAAGGATTGCAGACGATTTCGGGAGAAAAGTATGATTTTGATTTGGAAACAGGAGCGATGAAAACAGGTTTTCAAACGGTAAATGGAAAAACCGTGTATTTTGACTTATCAACTGGAAAGATGGAGACTGGATTGCATGAGATTAACGGTTATTACTATTATTTTGAGTCAGATGGTACGGATAACGTGCTGAAGGCCTACGAAGCAGTGGCAAAAACACTTGATAGTGGTAATTCATCCATTGAAGGAGCGATAAGTAAAGGGTTAAAGTTAGTGGGTAAAAGTCCTTATGTCTATGGTGGAGGTCGGACAGACGCTAGTGTTGCAAAAAATGAGTTTGATTGTTCAAGTTTTGTGGCTTATATGTATCGTAAGGCGGGATTGCCCTTAGTTTATCAATATGCGGCGTCAACGACTTTGTTAGCTGAGACTGGAACGGCTGTTAACTGGTCAAATAAGAGTAGGGGTGATTTATTAGTAACGGCAAGTAATGCTTCTGAAGATGAGCAGCACGTTGCTATTTATCTGGGAAATGGATTCATTTTGCATGACTCAACGAGTACAAATGGGGTGGCAGTGAGCCGATTAAATGAGATAATAAACGAGAAGGTTTTAGGTGATATGACTTGGGCTGAACTTTTTGAAAGTGGTACAGTAAGACGTGAGATTTAG
- a CDS encoding CHY zinc finger protein has translation MYKIYGKGLDKSGRCYHYHQDNDIVGLKCSTCQKYFACYKCHDEMMDHNFAACDKNSHPVICGQCGTISNFDDYAKGCCPQCHTVFNPNCHLHWEIYFTEN, from the coding sequence TTGTATAAGATTTATGGAAAAGGGTTAGATAAGAGCGGACGCTGTTATCACTACCATCAGGATAATGACATCGTTGGACTAAAGTGTTCAACTTGTCAAAAATATTTTGCTTGTTATAAATGTCATGATGAGATGATGGATCATAATTTTGCAGCTTGTGACAAAAATAGCCATCCAGTGATTTGTGGTCAGTGTGGGACGATAAGTAACTTTGATGATTATGCCAAAGGATGTTGCCCTCAGTGTCATACGGTATTTAATCCTAATTGTCATTTACACTGGGAGATTTATTTTACAGAAAATTAA
- a CDS encoding biotin--[acetyl-CoA-carboxylase] ligase, protein MNSTKQYVLQQLIRKQDNWVSGDYLASQLEVSRESIWKAINTLKRNGNQIISRKNLGYKYLGNSFLDADTINFYSNQQFEDNIHVFNETTSTQDIAKEFLSTHHVTEPVIFIANHQTKGYGRRGRSFYSPPETGLYFSVILPNPTSELFQVGLLTTSMSVIIAKVLESFYPDKEFQLKWVNDIYLDNHKVAGIITEAVLDLESNSAANFIMGVGINLTTQKFPTDLSTVARGIEPNAEINRNQLAATLIQQVIKNASDYTNPKLLSEYRRRSLILERQVTLQLGSNSIQGLAQQIGEDGGLVIKDNQGKLRTFKSGEVIKVDWN, encoded by the coding sequence ATGAATTCAACAAAACAATACGTGCTGCAACAACTTATCCGAAAGCAGGATAATTGGGTTTCTGGTGACTATTTAGCTAGTCAATTAGAAGTGAGTAGAGAAAGTATTTGGAAAGCGATTAATACTTTAAAGCGCAATGGTAATCAAATCATTAGTCGTAAAAATTTGGGATATAAATATCTTGGAAATTCCTTTTTGGATGCTGATACTATTAACTTTTATAGCAACCAACAGTTTGAAGATAATATTCATGTATTCAACGAAACGACATCTACACAAGATATTGCTAAAGAGTTTTTAAGTACACATCATGTTACTGAACCTGTGATTTTTATAGCAAATCATCAAACAAAAGGATATGGCCGGCGTGGTCGTTCATTCTACTCACCTCCAGAGACAGGGCTTTACTTTAGTGTGATTTTGCCTAATCCTACTAGCGAGTTATTTCAGGTCGGGTTATTAACTACAAGTATGTCGGTGATTATTGCTAAGGTTCTTGAAAGCTTCTATCCTGATAAGGAATTTCAGCTAAAATGGGTGAATGACATCTATTTAGATAACCATAAAGTAGCGGGAATCATCACTGAAGCTGTCCTAGATCTTGAATCAAATTCTGCAGCAAATTTTATTATGGGCGTAGGGATAAATTTGACAACTCAAAAATTTCCGACAGATTTATCTACTGTGGCACGGGGTATTGAACCAAATGCTGAAATAAATCGTAATCAGTTGGCAGCGACGCTGATTCAACAAGTGATTAAAAATGCATCAGATTACACTAATCCGAAGTTGCTTAGTGAGTATCGTAGGCGTTCGCTTATTTTAGAAAGACAGGTCACATTACAGTTGGGGAGCAATTCTATTCAAGGATTAGCGCAACAAATTGGAGAAGATGGAGGTTTGGTTATTAAAGATAATCAAGGAAAATTACGAACTTTTAAGAGTGGAGAAGTAATTAAAGTGGATTGGAATTAA
- a CDS encoding biotin transporter BioY, which produces MTNNQKIKVITFSAMMTTFIIVLGFFPAIPLGFIPVPIVLQNMGVMMSGGLLGPKYGTISVGLFLLLAFIGLPILTGGNGGAASFMGPTGGYLIAWLFTPLLIGLLLRRIQALHLNSWWWELIVVVVAGIIFVDVAGALWLSWQSHLPLFTALSSNLVFIPGDFIKAVLSVMITRRLRRSLGFDDMFILSKF; this is translated from the coding sequence GTGACTAATAATCAAAAAATTAAAGTAATAACTTTTTCAGCGATGATGACAACATTTATCATTGTTTTAGGATTTTTTCCTGCAATTCCTTTGGGGTTTATTCCAGTTCCCATTGTCCTGCAAAATATGGGAGTGATGATGTCTGGCGGATTACTTGGACCAAAATATGGGACAATTTCGGTAGGTTTGTTTCTATTATTGGCATTTATTGGGCTTCCAATATTAACAGGAGGTAATGGTGGTGCAGCTAGCTTTATGGGACCTACTGGGGGTTATTTGATTGCATGGTTATTTACTCCACTGCTAATAGGATTATTGCTGAGAAGAATTCAGGCTCTGCATTTAAATAGTTGGTGGTGGGAACTCATTGTAGTTGTTGTAGCGGGTATTATTTTTGTGGATGTTGCTGGTGCATTATGGCTTTCTTGGCAATCACATTTGCCACTTTTTACAGCTTTGAGTTCAAATTTAGTTTTTATTCCTGGAGATTTTATCAAGGCGGTGTTATCAGTAATGATTACTCGGCGTCTTAGACGTAGTCTAGGATTTGATGATATGTTTATATTATCCAAGTTTTAA